Proteins encoded together in one Telopea speciosissima isolate NSW1024214 ecotype Mountain lineage chromosome 6, Tspe_v1, whole genome shotgun sequence window:
- the LOC122664528 gene encoding uncharacterized protein LOC122664528 isoform X2 — MKALKRAAVLYHYPCPDGAFAALAAHLFFSATSHPAVFFPNTVYDPIRAEDLPVDEFNEVYLLDFVGPSGFVRDISSKVERVVILDHHKTALEMLGGNSLGSENVIKVIDMKRSGATISYDYFKEKLGENCNKNSDTVGGVDNSVENNLVPESKIEKVNRLFKYIEDGDLWRWELPDSKAFSSGLKDLNIEFSVRSNPALFEQLLELDPQSVINQGMTSLSQKQKLIDEALEMSYEIALGVGLFGHCLAVNADAISEFRSELGHQLANKSRSIKLRLSISFA; from the exons ATGAAAGCTCTGAAGAGAGCTGCAGTGCTTTACCACTACCCTTGCCCAGACGGCGCATTTGCAGCTCTCGctgctcatctcttcttctctgctaCATCTCATCCCGCAGTTTTCTTCCCCAACACTGTCTATGATCCCATCAG ggcaGAAGATCTTCCTGTAGATGAATTTAATGAAGTTTACCTCTTAGACTTTGTGGGTCCTTCTGGTTTCGTTAGGGATATCTCTTCTAAAGTTGAGAG AGTTGTAATTTTAGATCATCATAAGACTGCACTTGAGATGTTAGGTGGGAATTCTCTTGGTAGTGAGAATGTGATTAAGGTAATAGATATGAAGAGGAGTGGGGCCACCATTTCTTATGATTACTTTAAGGAGAAGCTTGGAGAGAATTGCAATAAAAATTCAGACACAGTTGGTGGGGTTGACAATAGTGTTGAGAACAATTTGGTACCTGAAAGTAAAATTGAGAAGGTCAATCGGCTCTTCAAATATATTGAAGATGGGGATCTATGGAGATGGGAGCTTCCAGATAGTAAAGCCTTCAGTAGTGGGTTGAAAGACTTGAATATTGAATTCAGTGTCCGATCAAATCCTGCTTTGTTTGAGCAG TTGCTGGAATTGGATCCTCAGTCTGTAATCAATCAAGGCATGACTAGCTTATCACAGAAACAAAAGTTAATAGATGAAGCTCTTGAGATGTCGTATGAAATTGCACTTGGTGTTGGATTATTTGGACATTGCCTG GCTGTCAATGCTGATGCTATTTCAGAATTCCGGAGTGAGCTTGGGCACCAGCTAGCTAACAAGAGCCGTAGCATAAAATTGAGGTTGAGTATCTCATTTGCATGA
- the LOC122664531 gene encoding glutathione S-transferase-like isoform X1, whose protein sequence is MAPKVHAALYSTAAMRAFATLHEKNVEFEVVPIDMRAGEHKKEPFLSLNPFGKVPAFEDGDLKLFESRAITAYVAYEYHGKGTELVYHDTKKMATVSVWIEVEAHHFDPVVSKLVTEQLVKPMLRGLEPDSAVVEENQKKLGEVLDVYEARLSKSKYLGGDEFTLADLHHLPAIHYMMGTSTKKVFETRPHVSAWAKDILARPAWIKTVAMQKQA, encoded by the exons ATGGCACCCAAGGTCCACGCAGCCTTATACTCCACCGCAGCAATGAGAGCCTTCGCTACCCTCCACGAGAAAAACGTCGAATTTGAGGTCGTCCCTATTGACATGAGAGCAGGGGAGCACAAGAAGGAACCCTTCCTCTCCCTCAAC cCATTTGGTAAAGTTCCAGCCTTTGAAGACGGAGACCTAAAGCTATTCG AATCAAGAGCAATAACCGCTTACGTTGCGTACGAGTACCACGGGAAGGGGACGGAATTGGTTTACCATGACACGAAGAAGATGGCGACTGTGAGCGTATGGATTGAAGTGGAAGCTCACCATTTCGACCCAGTTGTTTCAAAGCTGGTTACTGAGCAACTAGTGAAGCCCATGTTAAGGGGCTTAGAACCAGACTCGGCAGTTGTGGAGGAGAACCAGAAAAAGTTGGGTGAG GTTCTTGATGTGTACGAAGCCAGGCTATCGAAAtccaagtatttgggtggagATGAGTTCACTTTGGCAGATCTTCATCACTTGCCGGCGATTCATTACATGATGGGGACATCGACCAAAAAAGTTTTTGAGACTCGCCCGCATGTGAGTGCCTGGGCTAAGGATATCTTGGCTAGGCCAGCTTGGATAAAGACCGTTGCTATGCAGAAGCAAGCTTAA
- the LOC122664533 gene encoding glutathione S-transferase-like: MAPKVHGNVFSTATMRAFATLHEKGVEFEVVHIDMKAGEHKKEPFVSFNPFGKVPAFEDGDLKLFESRAITTYVAYEYHGKGTELVYHDTKKMAIVSVWMEVESHHFDPVVSILLFEQRVKPMIMGAEPDLAVVEENQKKLGLVLDVYEARLSKSKYLGGDEFTLADLHHLPTIQYLMGTSTKKVFEARPHVCAWAKNIMARPAWTKTVAMQKQA; encoded by the exons ATGGCTCCCAAGGTCCACGGAAACGTATTCTCCACTGCAACAATGCGAGCTTTCGCTACTCTCCACGAGAAAGGCGTTGAATTCGAAGTTGTCCATATTGACATGAAAGCTGGAGAGCACAAGAAGGAACCTTTCGTCTCCTTCAAC CCATTCGGTAAAGTTCCAGCCTTTGAAGACGGAGACCTAAAGCTATTCG AATCAAGAGCAATAACCACTTATGTTGCCTATGAGTACCACGGGAAGGGAACGGAATTGGTTTACCATGACACGAAGAAGATGGCGATCGTGAGCGTGTGGATGGAGGTGGAATCTCACCATTTCGACCCAGTTGTTTCAATACTGTTGTTTGAGCAACGAGTGAAGCCCATGATAATGGGTGCAGAACCAGACTTGGCAGTTGTGGAGGAGAACCAGAAGAAACTAGGTCTGGTTCTTGATGTGTACGAGGCCAGGCTATCGAAAtccaagtatttgggtggagATGAGTTCACTTTGGCAGATCTTCATCACTTGCCGACGATCCAGTACTTGATGGGGACATCGACCAAAAAGGTATTCGAGGCTCGCCCGCATGTGTGTGCCTGGGCTAAGAATATCATGGCTAGGCCGGCTTGGACCAAGACCGTTGCGATGCAGAAGCAAGCTTAa
- the LOC122664531 gene encoding glutathione S-transferase-like isoform X2 — protein MAPKVHAALYSTAAMRAFATLHEKNVEFEVVPIDMRAGEHKKEPFLSLNPFGKVPAFEDGDLKLFESRAITAYVAYEYHGKGTELVYHDTKKMATVSVWIEVEAHHFDPVVSKLVTEQLVKPMLRGLEPDSAVVEENQKKLGEVLDVYEARLSKSKYLGGDEFTLADLHHLPTMHYLMGTSTKEVFETRPHVSAWAKDILARPAWIKTAAMQK, from the exons ATGGCACCCAAGGTCCACGCAGCCTTATACTCCACCGCAGCAATGAGAGCCTTCGCTACCCTCCACGAGAAAAACGTCGAATTTGAGGTCGTCCCTATTGACATGAGAGCAGGGGAGCACAAGAAGGAACCCTTCCTCTCCCTCAAC cCATTTGGTAAAGTTCCAGCCTTTGAAGACGGAGACCTAAAGCTATTCG AATCAAGAGCAATAACCGCTTACGTTGCGTACGAGTACCACGGGAAGGGGACGGAATTGGTTTACCATGACACGAAGAAGATGGCGACTGTGAGCGTATGGATTGAAGTGGAAGCTCACCATTTCGACCCAGTTGTTTCAAAGCTGGTTACTGAGCAACTAGTGAAGCCCATGTTAAGGGGCTTAGAACCAGACTCGGCAGTTGTGGAGGAGAACCAGAAAAAGTTGGGTGAGGTTCTTGATGTGTACGAGGCCAGACTATCGAAAtccaagtatttgggtggagATGAGTTCACTTTAGCAGATCTTCATCACTTGCCGACGATGCATTACTTGATGGGGACATCGACCAAAGAAGTGTTCGAGACTCGCCCGCATGTCAGTGCTTGGGCTAAAGATATCTTGGCTAGGCCGGCTTGGATCAAGACTGCTGCAATGCAGAAATAA